A segment of the Siphonobacter curvatus genome:
TGAAAACTCAGATGGCTTTCCCATTTACATGACCCTTTATTATATGCATCAGCGGTACCTGTACTCTACCCAGTGCCGGTCTAAGACTAGCGACTGGGATTCGGTCAAGGGATTGCCTAAGAAGAAACATCCCTTTCACGAGCAGATCAAGCAAAGGATTGACAACCTTCAAGATCGAACTAAACGTCTTTTTATGGTTCGTGCTCCTTTTGGTTTTCCGTCGAACGAACAGTTACGTAGCTATCTTGACGGAGTGGATGTGCATGGGATGGCTTTATTACTTTCCAAATTCGTTGAATATCCTGGGATGTTCTTCCAGGCAGCTGACTCACTCCGGGACTTCTTAACCCTTCACCTGATTGATGTCTTACAGTTCGATAGTCACAACTACCAGGCTTATGAGAAAACCATCCGTCTTCAATACGATATTACTATTGCTGAAGCTTTACTTTCCTATACGCTCCAATTACTGGAAGGAATTGAGACGTTCGTATCCACTCCTATTCCCTGTTTACATTCGGCTCCTCAATATGATTTTTTTGAGGAATACGATCGTTTTATGGCGGATGGTATTCTGATGGGAAAGAAAGACGGTACCATGCGGCCGTACAGGGCCTTGCTAAAACTCTTGAAAAAATTTGACGAAATAAAGCCTGGCACACTCATTATTAGCGAGTATACGGCAAGTGTACACCAGAGTTTCCTGCGTTATTTGATGAGCCTTCGGGATTATCACCCCAACTATATTTCAGGCATCTGCAAAAACCTGACTGCGTTCTTTAATTGGTGTATCAAGCAAGGATATCCTCTACACAAACAGCACGCCAAGATTTCTCAAAAATACATTGAACCTCCCCGGTGCGTACTAACGATGGAGGAAGTGACGCAGATCATGGGTGTAAACGTGTTTCGCTACAATGATTATGTAGCTGCATTAAATCCAGAAGATCGATTGGGTATTCCTATGTGGAAAACAGTTGAAAAGACACGGGATAGCTTTGTGTTTGCCTGTTTTACGGGTCTACGCTACTCTGATCTTTCCAGACTTTCCGAATCGCACATTGTAGATGGAAAAGACTATGATCTGATCATTCTCCACCCTACAAAGGCCGTAACTACCCGATCAGTTAAAATTAAGAAGGTAGTCATACCATTAACGGATATCCCCCAGTCCATTCGGAACAAATACAAGAATCGACACTCAACCATAGTTCCTGTGCCTGCTGCCAGCTATTACAATTCAAGCCTAAAGATTCTAGCGACGATTGCGGGCCTTAAAGGGAGTTTTGAAACGATCGAATACGAACGAAATACACCTAAGATTGTAAATGTGCCCAAGGTCGAAGCCATCACCTCACACGTGGCCCGGCATACCTTTGCCACCCTGCTTGCCGGATTAAACATCCCTCAAAAGTTTATCCAGGACACGCTAGGCCATTCTGATCAGCGACAAACAGCTATTTATACCCACTACGTGGAAAGCGAAGCTTCGAAGCAAATTGTTCAGGCTTTTAAGAAAATAGCTTCCAGGGACCTAAGTATGCTTCTTATTAATGAAGCCTTTAAAGATTAGTTCTTACTTAGAATATGATCGCTGGGAAATGTTACCTAGTAAAAATCAGTAAATTTTTAAATAAAATATTTCCTGTTAGTACTTAATAACATACTATGCTTGTCATTTACTTATGATACATACCTATTAATAGGTATAGTAACTAACATATACAATTTTGAATTTTACATTTTAAACTTATCAATTGTACATACTAAATCAGTAATAATAAATGAATAAGCTATATCCATTATTATTTGTGCTATTTTTAGCTATATACGGATGCTCTAAAAAAGGCACTCCAATTGATAAGACAGAACCTGGAACACTTAAGCCTATTGGAAAGACAGGTCTTGCTCCAGGTCAGATCATCTTACATTCTTCTACTTCATCTTTAGTAATGCTCAAAGGCGAAACTACCCGCCTGACTCTCAGACAGGAATCCTCTATACCCTCAGATACCATACCTAGAAACTTAACTTATTTTAGCTCTAATTCATCAATTGCTACATGGCAATCTGGAGATATAGTTGCTAAAGATACAGGCACTTGTATATTAACAGTGAGAAATATCAATAGTAACATTGTCTTAATTCAAGTTTCTGTTCAGTTGCCATCCAATACTATTTTATCGCTAAGTCAACCGATGTTCGCTGATTTTAAAAAAGATATACTTATTATAGACACTGACAAGTCAAAATCAGTCGATGTATCTTCATTAAACAGAATAGGTAAGCCTGTAAAAAGCGAAATAAAGTTGATCTTTTCTAACCAAAAAGGCGATTTTGAAACAGCCCCAGGGGGACGCACAAAAGATCTTCCAGAAGAAGGATTTTACAGAGTTAGAGCTAAAGTTAATGACAAGTACCTACAAGGCGAATCTGCAGCTATTATTATAAAGTCGTCCAACTCGCTCTTATTTAATGACACAACCCTTCAAGTCTTTAACATTTTTTTAACAAAATATCCTACATTCTTCACTAGAACTAATATCCAATCTCAAAGTATTCAAGGAAATGTATTTCTTGTAAAACCTACAAATAATAATGGTAAAATAGATTTACAGTACAGTACTTTGTTCTCTCAAGTGTTAAATATAGAAACAGAAAACAATCAGATTATTTCTTCTAACGGCAGTACACTAAGTTCTGTCAAAGAAGGCTTTGGCCGTTGGCGTCCAATTTATAAAAATTTCAAAGGGCCTTGGTACGCTAGTCAAGTTTTCGTTGATTTTTCTGGAATCTGGTATTGTGAAAGTGATAAAAAAGGAAATGAAATTAGTTTAAATATTCCATTTATTCCTGAAAAAGTATTTTATGATGGTTCTGCAGGAGGTCCTTTTGAAATTTTTAAATACTACAAAATAAATGATAGACAAGTAGCTTATGCTCAATTAAACCTCGGAAAAGCTCAAATTAAAAACAAATTTAGTCCATTTAATATTATAAACACTCAAGTAGAAATTGGCCCAGTTACGGATTGTTTGATTTGCACGAATACTCCAACAACGCCTCAAAGACAGGATTGGCCCTTTGGAGCCCTCAATTTACTAAATCAGAACAGATATGGAACTTTATTTTATTCAAGTAAAGATAAGTTTATTTTAAATGACAATGAAAACTCTAGGATAGAGTTCATTAGAAAGAATGCTCAATTCGAAGAGCAAGATAAACCTGAAAAGTTCACAATTGAAGGTGTCGAAGTTTATGGAACCAAAGGAATAAAAGGAATAAATTTAATTGGAGAATATAAAGCTGAAACAAAAAATCACCTTTCTTACCAAGGGGTTAAATACCCTAACCTACCCTTGATTTTAAATCCTGACAACTCAGGTACTTTTGTTGAAAATGAAGATTATGAAGTATTAATAGTATCTACAACTACGAATAAGACTCCCTTTACTTGGCGAATTCTAACGGACGATAATGGGAATCCCCTTATGGAAACCAGAGAAAGTAGTCGATTTAAAGGGAAATCTGGATTGATCTCAATAACAATTCATAAAAAGGATGTTTCAAAAGAAACAATCTTTTATGAAATTTATAAAGATAACCTAGAACGGTATGGCTCACAATCATTCATATGGCCAATTATCATAGATGAATCTAGAAATGAAATAATTATTGAAAGGTTTTCTGGCATACTCTCGTCCTATAACGAATATGATATTAGGGTAAAAAGATTAAAATAGCAGTCAGTATCTTTATTGATGCCTTTATTTTAAACATTAAACTTATAGAATAATCACTTGATAAAAGAAAAGGCTACTAGGTAATTTATTAAAGCCGTCAGCAAATATCTGACGGCTTTAATAAAAACAGCATAGCTAGTTTATGAGTGGGTGTGGTTTCCCCTTTACTAATCCTACTTTATACACTAAAGCTGATTTAGCAGTAATATCTTTACAATCTGATCGAGCTTATCCTTATTGACCTCTATAAACTTTTCAGATACTGCTTTCATTTTCGCCATCGCCTCAGGACTGGCATCGTCCATCTTGATACCTGGCGAATCAAAGTCCAGACGGATGTATCGCTCCTCGGAATCAAAAAACCAGTACAACAGATTGACAATGAAGTCCACGACCTGAAAGGAGCCAGACATCTGAATACCGATAATGCTCTCGACCATCATCAAAGCCATCTTACCGACCAAAGTACTTTTTTTGCCCTTCTCAGCTCCTGTTCCCCAGCTGATAACGTAGGGCAGCTCTTTACAGCCCTTATTGGCTTTGAAATACTCGGCGAGCGTCATCAGCGTTGGGTTCGCTGCGAACATGCCTCCATCAATAAGCGTATACTTGTTCCATGCTTTCGAAGTAATCTCGGCAGGTTCGAAGTACGTAGGAGCCGCCATACTGGCCAGCGTAGCGTCCGCCAGATCGAAATCAAAATCAGGATCCTGTAAGGTGGTACGCTTTCCTTCGTTGGGCGGGTGATAGAAGACCGCCTGCGGGTACTGAGCCCGGAGGTAGTTGCAGACCTGAATCTGCACGTGATCCTCAAGGCCCAGATACTGTTCATAGGGATTTCGTTTGGGGTACATGATTGATCGGGAAGTTAATACTGAGGGCTTTCATTAGATTGCAAAGTTCCGTTTTCACGATATTGTTTTGGGTGAGCTTGCCTCTATCTGGATAGAAATACTCCTCATCTTTGGTTTGCTGTTGCATGGATTTAGTTTTCATTACATAAACAACGCTATAGTATATACGTTTTTGGTTTCTGGCCTGTGATGAGTGTTTTGCTGAATATTTTTAATATTCCAAAAAGTTCATAACATGCAATCACTTACCTTGCATAGCCTAATTTAACCACACATGCTATGTCTGCGACTCCTCAAACCACACCTAATCATCTGGTTGAGTATTTAATAAAACTTAAAGGTGATACCAATTACTGTACAACTATCGAAACGTTTAACAGATTCTTAACTTCTGACGGATCTATCGTCATTGAAAATAATCTGATCAAATTCAAGGGTATTGAAATAAATTATACTTTAAAATCAGGCCCAATACCCAACAAGAGTAAGATATACTATCATTTAATCTTCAAATGTCCATATACAAGTGACATTGAAATATATCTCGATTTCTTAAAACATATAAAAACATTATTGGCTTTAATATCTGACTCTCACAATATTCTCACTTTATGGGATGATACAAGCTTTTATTATGCTCAAAAATCATACCCTCTTATACATGAGATAGAAAACTTAATGAGAAAACTATTTACAAAATTCATGGTCATAAATTTAGATACTGAATGGAGTAAAAGCAGAGTTCCGTCCGAAATAAAAGCAAAAAGTGAATATAAACAATCAGGCAATTCGGATGATTATTTATATCAAACAGATTTCATTCACTTAAAAACCTTTTTGAGCACTGAAATAACGACTCCCAAGAGTCAAGATCTATATAGTAAAATAAAAAAAGCAAATACACTTGATGAATTAAATCTAGAAGAACTTAAAAGCTTTATTCCTGTTTCAAACTGGGATAAATACTTTAAGAGTATCATTAGTTGCGATCTTGACTTTATAACTTCAAGATGGGATGAATTGTATCAATTAAGATGCAAAGTTGCTCACAATAATTTCCTAAACAAAGCCGAATATCAAACAATTATAAGATTATTTGAAGATTTGAAACCTAAAATATCACAAGCAATTGAATCTCTTGACTCAATTGAAGTAGATGAATCCGATGCTAAGGTCATTACTGAAAATATAGAATCGAGTATTGAGGAATCCAATACAATTCCATCCGGTTTTGTAAGTTTAAATGAAACTTTGGAAAATTTATATACAAATAAATATATTGATGTTTTTTTATTTACTAAAATAACTGAGGGATTGATTATTAATCCAGAGTCTATTGATACGATAGAAAACGACAGTATAAAGAGGGAAATGCTACAAAGAGCCATAACTAGTATTGATCTACGTATAGAAAGATATAGAGCTCAATTACATTTCCAAGAACTAAACAGGGATAATTTTATGGAAAAGATGACATCAAAAGCAAGAATTGAAGATTTGAACCAAACAAGAAAAAAACTTATAGAAGTTTTGAGCAGATTCAATAATGAAAATGAGGAAATTACTACAAATGTAGAAGATAAATAATTTTATTAATCACTAATCTTTATAAATTGGTCACAAACGCCTATAGCAAGGATCGATTGTAATGCAGGACGATGACTATATCCTTAACAAGCGAGTTTAGAGGAACTTTTTCGTTTGTGCTAAACACGCCGATATAGCACTTGCACTAGCAGCACCATTTGACGTCATGCCTGGTTTGTTTTACTACCATTTGTAGGACTAGTCTTTGAGAACGTTTCCCTAAATCTCAAAGTCTCATCATCTTCTCCCTCTTTATTGCCAAATAGCGTAAGCCACCGCGGCACATAAGAGGGTGAAGATGATATACCGCATTATTCTGTATCGGATTGAACAAGTTGAGGTCCCTCGCCTCCTTGCGAATGCAAAAGCATTCGTTGCTGCAGGTGCTTATGAAGGTCCGGGTTATTGGTATCATTAGCGTACCGCATCAAGTTTCTAAGCTCTGATGAAACGGCACTTTTTCCGGCCCCTTCCCGTGTTTGATACCAAGGATCAATCTGTTTTTGAAGTCCTTCCAGCGTGCTGATCAGTTCCAGATTTGCTTTAGCATCAAGAAAGTGATAGGTGTAGGCATCTTCATCATCATCACCGGACGTGAAACCTTGATAGCGACGGTGTCTTTAGGCATTTCACTTAAGCCTACCGTCAGGGTACTTTTAAACGAATCTTCGATTAAGACAAAGCTCATATGGGTAGTTGTAAAGGGTTAACGATAAGTGGGTAACCGGGCTCTAAGCGTGCGGATGTTTGATTTTAGAGATACAGGACAATCCAGCGGTCAGGCTTTACCTGGATTGATACGATGGCCTTGATAAACTCCCCTTCTTTCATTTCTACCCATAGCTCACTAATGGAAGGGACCCGCTTTTCTATTATCCGTATACCCATCGGTTTTCGGGAAACACGAATCTTACTGTACCGACATCCAAGGATTTTGATTAAGGCCTGCAAGTCGTTTACGAAAGCCTCTCCTTTGATTTTTGTTAGCAGCCGAAACATGCGTTCATTGCTGACCATGTTGAGCTTTTGGGCTTCTCTGATAAAGTCCCGATACCCAGCCATGATAGGGTCTTTGTAAGTCATGATCTTGGTTTTGATAGTGGTCGTCTTTCATTTGGATCAAATGCGAAGCATGGGAAGGCCTCCTCTCCTTTGACCCAGACACTACAGGTCCCGGCCTGCATTTCGTACACGACCAGTTCTTTGAGTCCATCAAGCCGCTGGAGCGTGAGTGTGTAGCAGGTGTAGCCTTCTACGGGCCGCTTCTGCTTGGTGCGAACAATGGCAGTAATGAGATACACAGTCCCCGGCCCCTTCTTTCCCTTGTTCACTAGATACCTGCCGGGCTCGGGGACTGGATGCCCTTCGCCGATGTAGTAATACAGCTTTTTGGCTTCCCGCATGACTAATACGCTTTACCGTGCTTTCTTTCCCGGGTAGCGTTGTAAGCCATCTTCATGCGGATGTGCCAGTCCAGGTGCATTCCCTTAGAGCTTGCGTAGCTGTAGCAGCAGGAAATCAGGCTCTGCAAACATTCCGAGATGTTATTTTTATTGTACTGCCACATGATGATGCTTATTGTGGACATGATAAACTCGGAGATGTTTTCGAATTCGGTCGGTGCATGAATGGCCGTAATGTCCTCCGATTCGATCTGGTGACCGACGAGCGTATCCATGCAGCGAATGACTACGTCGGCCAACTCATCCTCTACCGTGTCTTTGACGGCAATTTTGAAGAACATTGGATCAAAGTGTGCATTCAAATCATTCATGAGCATTCGTCGCTCCTCAGATGAATTGATCTTGGCCATGGTTTTCCCAACCCGATCGGCTTCCAGGGCTTCAAACAGCTCCCCGATAGCCAGGGCAATGCATTGCTTGAGCGGTGGGACTTCATCCCAGAAGCCATTGTTGCGATTGATTTGGTGGGCTTCTTTCGCGAGGCCAGTAAGTTCAGTAATCATTGTGTTAGGGGTGTTTGGTAATAATGATACGTTTGTAGAGAATGGCTACTTTGTTTTCAGGGTCTGTAGGATGCTCCGCATACTCACAGACAATCCAATAGGGTGGCGGATGAGGCCCATAACCTCTTGGGTAAGCGTTTACGTCCCTTTTCCAGCGTTTGCCGATGGTAGTACCGGTGGGAATGGAACAGGAGTATTCGGGCAGCCCATCAAATTCCCTTTGGGTGAGCCGGATAACGGGCCAATCTTTCGTATTCAGCATAATCGCTATTTGGTGTGGCTGTAAATAGTGAGTTTTAGAATAAGCTTTGCTGCGTGCCTGATGTCCGAACGATCTCCTTCTCTAGCCTGTCAATCAGGACTCTGAACACATCGATGCGATGCTGAGCGACGTCGAAGGATACCTTACCCTTGCTGATCCAGTCAGGATACACCCGTATTCTCGTATCCAGCTCCCTTTTTAGCTCTTTCAGGGATTCTTCGAGGGTTTTGTGTTGGGGAATGGTGCTGAGCTGTTTCATCCTTGCCTCCCTTCGCCAAAGCCTCCACCCAAACCTTTGGAAACACAGGAGGCACGCTGTTACCAATGTATTTTTTCTGATCAGTCTGGGAGCCAGCCAAGTAGTAGTTAGCCGGAAACCCTTGAATGAGTTTAAGTTCCTGCACCTTCAGCATACGCATTTTGATGTCTACGATGCCATACTCGGCCATGAAGGCTTTGATTTTTCGTACGGGTTCCGAATCGCTTTCGTAGACCAGAATGGCAGGCAAGGGTCCTTTCTCCACCGTCATCACATAGGCCCAGTGACTATCTGCTGTAATCGTTGGGGCTGGACTATCCAGGGGCGTACCTACGTTAGCGAAGTTGGTGCTCATCAGATAGTGATGATTACCTGTCAAAAGCGTGGGCCCCGCCTCATCCAGTGAAGTACCTGGATTCTTGTGCATGTTGGTAAGTAACCATTCGGGCGATACGATTGATGCGGGAGCCTTGTCCTGCCGGGCGATGATCGTGTGAGCGGGCTTTTCAATGCTGTGAGAGTGGCCGCCCCACTGCGGGTCTACGATGAAGGCCTGCACCAAAGCACTATGGGGATTGACGGTAATGCAAGGGGCCGGGTCCTCAACACTCGACGGCTTGGACTGACCGTACTGTTGATCGATGAATTCAGCCGTCACGACCCTGTGCTTGGGTACAGCAGATAAGAGCAGATGCCGGAGCGTTCATGGACTAATCCTGCTGACCTTGCGAGTACTGTAAGGCAATGAACTGCTCGGCTTGCACCACACCCATTTTATCCTTGGTTGTGATCGTAGGACAGGGTTGATTCAGAGCCGTTGATTGGCTATTGCTGTGGTAGCTCAACAGGTATTCCGACTGGACCAGTCCGACGCGGTCCGTGGTCGTCAGCGTGGAGCAGGGGCTATCCGAGCTAAACGTATTATCGCCCGTTCCGTGGTATTTCATGCAAAAGGGTTCCGGACTCACCAATGACTGATTATCGCCTGCCGTAATTACCCGCGAAGGGTTTTCAACCGGATACGATTTTGCGGATGCTTCACCGCCGTAGGACTGAACTACGAAGGGTTCTCAGCTGACCAGGGCAATGGTGTTTTCAGTCATCAGGGTTTGAGCGGGCTCATCCATGCTTTTCACCCGGTTCTCAGGCGACCCGCTGTTGTAAGTCATAGCAAAGGGCTCGGGCGTTACCATCGCGTGCCCGTCCTGGGTAGTAATCGTACGGGCCGGGCGGTCGCTGGGATAGGTGTTATGCCCTTTGGAGTTAGCTCCGAATACCTGCGTCATAAAGGGCAGGACTGAAACCAAAGCCTGATGATCGACGGTCGTAATGGAAGCTGCGGGCTGGTCAGCGGAGAAGGTCATTCCCGGTCCGGAGAAATATTTGGTCAAGAATTCCCGGCGGCCACCCCCTACGTGACGGATCAGGCCTTCGAAAATCCGCTCGTAGGTTTTATCCGACAGGGGTGGGTTTCGAAAGATCGTGCGTCCCTTGTCTTCGAGTTGCAGGCACTCCCGGATGGGCCGCCACTTTTCAAGCTGCTTGCCAAACATTCCTACTTTCGAGGGGTCTTTGGCATGCGTAGGCTCGGGCCAGGCAATGGGAAGATTGCCCTTGGCAAAGATGCCAAACAACCGCGTGCGGCTCGTGTTAGCCCCGTAATCTGCTACATTACACAGGCGGGCATCGTAGCGATATCCCATTGCTTCAATACTTTGATACCAGCGAACGTAATCCGATCCTTTCTTTCTCGACACCGGCTTGCCGTTTTCATCGAGCGGTCCCCAGCTCATGAACTCCCGAACGTTTTCGATGGTGAAGTAATCGGGCATTATCACGATCAGATACATCTCCATGAAGTCAGCCAGCATGCGGCTATCGGGATCTCGAGGTTTTCCGCCTTTGGCATTGCTGAAATTCGTGCATTCCAGCGAGGCTTGAAAAACGATTTTAGCGTTCGGATATAGCTTACGACCTTCTTTGATCACGGCCAGTACCCGCTCGGGCAGGGATGAATCCCGGATATCCTCAATGAAGTGGGTTGTTTCGGGATGGTTTCTGGCGTGGGATTCGATAGCCCCATTGTCGTGATTGATGCCTACGCCCACTACGGCTATCCGGTTTCCATTTTCATTCGTTGCGTTTTCGACGCCTTCGGTTACTCCACCCGCTCCGCAGAAGCCGTCGACGTAGTAGTACTCAACCTCTTCGGGTACGATGGGTGGTTTAGGTAATTTTCTATTGCTCATTGGTATTTACTTCCTCGTCTTTTACGGAAATCCACTCGGATTCCTGGATGGTATAATCGCACATTTCGCAGTCGTGCAGGTAGGTGGGAAAGGGGTAACTATCCCGGATAACCGCGTGCTGAACGTGTCCGCAGTCGGGGCAGCGGATGACATCTGTTACGTCCATGATGATTGAATTAGAAAGTACTTTTGTACGGATTTCCTATGCGAAAAGTCATTGTTCTAAGGGCCTAAAACCACCAACTTAGGGCTATCGAAAGAGGGGTTCTGATAGGTGGCAGTCCATTTAGGTGGTTTTCTTGGTTTGACATAAATCTCAGCTAGGGTCTAGCTGGGATTTATTATTTTGCAATTGAAGAGCCTGGCAGTAAGCTATGCTAATTTCTGGCAGGCGATGGCTTCTTCAACCATTTGTAGAACGACTCCTAAGGCGTATAGTGAGCCAGGTAAGTGATCGGGCTGCACTCCTGACCAATCCCCTAATTCCTCTTCACTGTAAGCTTTAATCTTTTCAAGCTTTACCAAAGTTGAATCAGTAGACTTAGAGCTATTTTCTTCAGGACTAAG
Coding sequences within it:
- a CDS encoding site-specific integrase; translation: MNIQFKIRTDKPENSDGFPIYMTLYYMHQRYLYSTQCRSKTSDWDSVKGLPKKKHPFHEQIKQRIDNLQDRTKRLFMVRAPFGFPSNEQLRSYLDGVDVHGMALLLSKFVEYPGMFFQAADSLRDFLTLHLIDVLQFDSHNYQAYEKTIRLQYDITIAEALLSYTLQLLEGIETFVSTPIPCLHSAPQYDFFEEYDRFMADGILMGKKDGTMRPYRALLKLLKKFDEIKPGTLIISEYTASVHQSFLRYLMSLRDYHPNYISGICKNLTAFFNWCIKQGYPLHKQHAKISQKYIEPPRCVLTMEEVTQIMGVNVFRYNDYVAALNPEDRLGIPMWKTVEKTRDSFVFACFTGLRYSDLSRLSESHIVDGKDYDLIILHPTKAVTTRSVKIKKVVIPLTDIPQSIRNKYKNRHSTIVPVPAASYYNSSLKILATIAGLKGSFETIEYERNTPKIVNVPKVEAITSHVARHTFATLLAGLNIPQKFIQDTLGHSDQRQTAIYTHYVESEASKQIVQAFKKIASRDLSMLLINEAFKD
- a CDS encoding patatin-like phospholipase family protein; this encodes MYPKRNPYEQYLGLEDHVQIQVCNYLRAQYPQAVFYHPPNEGKRTTLQDPDFDFDLADATLASMAAPTYFEPAEITSKAWNKYTLIDGGMFAANPTLMTLAEYFKANKGCKELPYVISWGTGAEKGKKSTLVGKMALMMVESIIGIQMSGSFQVVDFIVNLLYWFFDSEERYIRLDFDSPGIKMDDASPEAMAKMKAVSEKFIEVNKDKLDQIVKILLLNQL
- a CDS encoding HEPN domain-containing protein; the encoded protein is MSATPQTTPNHLVEYLIKLKGDTNYCTTIETFNRFLTSDGSIVIENNLIKFKGIEINYTLKSGPIPNKSKIYYHLIFKCPYTSDIEIYLDFLKHIKTLLALISDSHNILTLWDDTSFYYAQKSYPLIHEIENLMRKLFTKFMVINLDTEWSKSRVPSEIKAKSEYKQSGNSDDYLYQTDFIHLKTFLSTEITTPKSQDLYSKIKKANTLDELNLEELKSFIPVSNWDKYFKSIISCDLDFITSRWDELYQLRCKVAHNNFLNKAEYQTIIRLFEDLKPKISQAIESLDSIEVDESDAKVITENIESSIEESNTIPSGFVSLNETLENLYTNKYIDVFLFTKITEGLIINPESIDTIENDSIKREMLQRAITSIDLRIERYRAQLHFQELNRDNFMEKMTSKARIEDLNQTRKKLIEVLSRFNNENEEITTNVEDK
- a CDS encoding nucleoside triphosphate pyrophosphohydrolase family protein encodes the protein MITELTGLAKEAHQINRNNGFWDEVPPLKQCIALAIGELFEALEADRVGKTMAKINSSEERRMLMNDLNAHFDPMFFKIAVKDTVEDELADVVIRCMDTLVGHQIESEDITAIHAPTEFENISEFIMSTISIIMWQYNKNNISECLQSLISCCYSYASSKGMHLDWHIRMKMAYNATRERKHGKAY
- a CDS encoding DNA cytosine methyltransferase codes for the protein MTAEFIDQQYGQSKPSSVEDPAPCITVNPHSALVQAFIVDPQWGGHSHSIEKPAHTIIARQDKAPASIVSPEWLLTNMHKNPGTSLDEAGPTLLTGNHHYLMSTNFANVGTPLDSPAPTITADSHWAYVMTVEKGPLPAILVYESDSEPVRKIKAFMAEYGIVDIKMRMLKVQELKLIQGFPANYYLAGSQTDQKKYIGNSVPPVFPKVWVEALAKGGKDETAQHHSPTQNPRRIPERAKKGAGYENTGVS
- a CDS encoding DNA cytosine methyltransferase, yielding MSNRKLPKPPIVPEEVEYYYVDGFCGAGGVTEGVENATNENGNRIAVVGVGINHDNGAIESHARNHPETTHFIEDIRDSSLPERVLAVIKEGRKLYPNAKIVFQASLECTNFSNAKGGKPRDPDSRMLADFMEMYLIVIMPDYFTIENVREFMSWGPLDENGKPVSRKKGSDYVRWYQSIEAMGYRYDARLCNVADYGANTSRTRLFGIFAKGNLPIAWPEPTHAKDPSKVGMFGKQLEKWRPIRECLQLEDKGRTIFRNPPLSDKTYERIFEGLIRHVGGGRREFLTKYFSGPGMTFSADQPAASITTVDHQALVSVLPFMTQVFGANSKGHNTYPSDRPARTITTQDGHAMVTPEPFAMTYNSGSPENRVKSMDEPAQTLMTENTIALVS